The DNA window ACTTTTAATCTCGCATAATcgaaattaattcattaattaattaattggattttcttaattaatttcttaACCTTACCTCGCCATGaacaagaacaaaagaaatacaGAGTAAGAAGAAGAGAGTGTGAGCGAAGCTTTTAAGCTCTCTCTTCTTTGTCCTTTTTGCCTTTTCTTTCTACAATAGGCTATTACTTGAGTCAACTCGAGGCAGAGACAGAGCGGGAAACGGTTGCTTCGGAACGGGATAAGAGATTCGGAAGCTGAACCTCAGCTTCGGCGAAAGACATATGTAGGTCCCACCGTTGACTGAACCTAGATCCAAACCATTCTATTAACGACACGAAGCTAATGTCCGAAGACTACTTGGCAGGTTCGAAATGGAAAGCAGGTGTTTCATGGCATTTTTGGTAATTAACTTGAATTTCCTACTTGCATCCCAAGTTTTAAGATAATGGGGACGTTGGTCGGTTGGAAcactttgataaattttaagaaaatcacaTATTAgtacttttttttcccttttacttttttttatttgattgaaaTTCCACTGATGCTTACGCGGTTAgcattatattatcattattacgATAACATTGTTATGTCATCCATTGATGATTGTTTGAATTCATCGGTGTGATAATTatgtattttcatatttattttttactatttttttatatatagaaaAATAGATTAATCGACCAATGATTTGCCCGGTTAAATGAGTATATTACACCTGGATCAATAGAGATTGAGCAGCAACTTGTGATTCCTCATTTCTGTTCAAAGAGATGTTTACAACACTGGTTTCTAAGAAAGGAAAAATAATCACAAGAATCAAAAGAAATCAATCTCTAAATAATTACCAGAAGGCTTCACATCTAAACCCGGAACCATGTTATTCGTTGGAGCTTTTGCCATGTTGGTTCCCGCAAAAAAATCCGTCATGGACGGCTTTGGCACCTCTGGCGGATTAGCACATCGAATGAGTGCCCAATTCACACTCTGAAAGAACGGATGCTGTTTAACTTCAGTAGCCCCACGCCTATATGCAAGCCGATGCTGTGGTTCCTTTACGAGTAAGCCTCGGATCAAGTCCTTCGCTGCAAAGCTCACATTTGGATACTCTGGAAATCTCAATGGCTGGCCGATCACGTTAAACAGAGTTGCCCGGTTCTCGGCTCCCTTAAACGGGGTTTTTCCGAACAAAAGTTCGTATAGAAAGATCCCAAACGTCCACCAATCGACAGCACTTCCATGGCCTTGGCCTTTAATAATTTCAGGTGCCAAGTACTCGTGAGTGCCAACGAAGGACATTGATCGAGCATTGGTAGGTTCTGCAATGAGCTCAGGAAGAGGGCTAACTTGCTGATTCGTTTCACTCTTTATTTtgctcttcttttctttcttggaCTTGCTCGGAAAAAGACGCGGTCCGAAACATGCTGGTTGGATACAATCTGGCTGCATTACACAAGTTGGCTGGAGGCATGCAGGCTGAGCACAGTACACTGAATGTTTCGACGCCAGAGTCGAGTTTGAAGACTTAACCAGTGTCGGCGAGACAGAACATCTTAGTGAGAGATCGAAATCCGAAAGCATTATGTGTCCATCTTCTCGAACCAAAACATTCTCTGGCTTAAGGTCTCTGTAAATAATCCCAAGCATGTGCAGATACTCCAAAGCAAGGAGAACTTCGGCCACATAAAATCTGCAAAACAACAGAGGAAGATCAATGCCAATAATATGGATGATATTTTTGCTGCAATCAGTTCATCGTATCGGACCTAGTTATCATCCAATATGTTGAAGAACACAACTTATTCAAATTGCATGTCGTAAAAACTAGATGAGTGGGATAAGAACATGAATACTTCCTAAAACATCTGATATGAAGAAACCTGAACTAACAAAACATCAATCAGGGATCACAGCAAACAAACCTGGAGAAGATGTTATCGATGAAAGTTGACTATAATTGAGACCTAAAGGAAAGGAGGGATATAAACAGCCTAACAACTCCAAGAACAGCCAAAAGGTGTGTTTAGAGCCGCCAACTAGAGATGATCATGTTATGGATTCAGATTCGAGCAAAGCCACTAGATACAAGTTATTCCATTTTCCACATAGGAGGTTTCTTGTTCTTATCGTGGTAAAACCAAAATTGTAACATGATTTCCCTAGCAGTGTTGTATTGTATTAAGGACAACTGTGTCGGATACAAGTacataaagggaaaaaaaaggtgGTTTCCTAATCTTAATGTAGTAACAACAAAATTGCAGCATTGAGTTTCCTATAAGTGTTGTATTGTAAACCTGATGGGGCAATAGAGTTAACAGGAAATGGATCCACAGGTTTCCATGAAAAACCTTAAATGCATGCAGCAGTTATGTTAGAAAATGCAGCAATGCAAACTTGAATATTATGCTGCTTCCATTCTTCACATAACCTGATAAGGATATAGGGATATCACCATACTCACAGTGGACAGTTGTCCATGTTCGAAACTTCCACCCAAGTCCGAGTAACATAGCTTGAGCATAAAGAGTAATGAATAAAGGATACATACCCAGACAAGGGTGATATATGACCTCCAAGAGTCCTCCAAAGACGGGAAAAATTAACTTTGAAAAAGCATTAGAAGAGCGACAGCTAACCTGGCAGCTTGCTCTGAAAAGTACTTTCCAGGTTGCCTTTGCCTGAGAGCATGCAAGTCTCCTCCGGGGCAAAACTCCATAACCAAGCAAGAAAGCTTCTCTGTCTCAAAATGTGTATACAAGGTGGGGAGGAAAGGATGATCCAAAGATTGGAGAATCTCCCTCTCTGTTTGGGCTCTAAGAAGCTTTTTTCGACTTGCCAAAAGAGCTTTATCCATAACTTTCATGGCGAAATAAGTATTGGTGCCAGTCAATTCAGATTGATAAACACTGCCTATATCTCCACATCCCAGTTTCCTCAACACCCTAAAGTGCTTAAAGCCCAACTCTCCTTTCCGTGATCTAACAGCTTGAATTGCAGCCCATCTTATATCATTTGCTTGGTGGGGCTTGTAAATGGCACTGATTGAACAACTTGAGCTGCTTTCTTCACTAATATCACTGCAATTGCTCCCCCTATTGATGCTCGTCTTCCTACTCACTTCACCGCTTTCATCACTGCTTGCACATTCACTAACTTCTGTATTGGTGAAACTTTGTTTAGCTTCGGCATACAGAGATCTGGTGCACATACTACTCGAACGACTCACACAAATGCTTGGTTCTGATTGAGATACAATGTGGTTGTTCAACTGAATGGCACTGGGCACAAGCTTTTCAACAACGGGATGTTTGAAGGAAGACTTGCTTGCCATTGTTGAAATCTTTCCCACCGATTCGGATTTCACCTTGCTCGAATCATAATAGTGTACACCAGGCACAGTTTTTTCAGATTGCAATGAACGAAAGGAGTTAGAACTCTTATGATCATCAATGGGATGTTTGAAGGAAGATTTGCTTCTCACTGATTCAGATTTTACCTTACTCGAATCATAATAGTGTGCACCAGGCACAGGTTTTTCATATTCCAACGAAGCAATGGAATCAGAAGTTTTATGATCATCGATGGGATGCTTTGAGGAAGACTTGCTTGCAGTTGTCAGAATCTTTCCCACCGATTCGGATTTTACCTTACTAGAATCATAATAGTGTACACCAGATACAGTTTGTTCGTATTCCAATGAAGCAGTGGAATTGGAACTCTTATGGTCATCAATGGGATGTTTGAAGGAAGATTTGCTTGCCACTGCCAAAATCTTTCCCGTCAATTCAGATTTCATCTTGCTTGAATCATAATAGTGTTTTGCCATATTAGGCATTTCTTCACAGACCAAGTTGTCATAGGCTGTTTTGCATGAATGCTTTTGAGAGCCAATTGAACCATCATGATTTTGAACGGTCCTTACACCATGATATGCAGAAGAAAGCCCTTCATTTTCAGATTGTTTCGGTAATGGAAGCCGAGAAGGCCGCCTAGGTATCCCGGATGTTGAAGGAGGGTCATTGTTTCCTATACCAGAACCTAGATTCTGATTCTTTGATGAAGAAATAGCAAGGGATTCCATTGAACAATTCAACAACACCTATCACTGCCAAACCAAAGTGAAATTCAGCAAcgttcaactttttttttcctctACATGATAACTCTTTGATAAAGCCATAATTGCAGAATCAACCAACTTAATATCCCAAATGCACACAAAAACTgttacaaaatacaaaataatcgAATGCTAAGAGAATCAGTTCAAAACcaagaaatgaaaatttaaaacagCAGTCttaaattcaaaacaaaatataatcaacTAGCACATCTTACGATTAAAGAAAAGACCAAATATGATTACAGGTATACTAAGAAATCAATAAACTGTATTTTAAcaatcttaatatatatatataatccttGGTTACTAAGAAAATGCATGAAAAACGAAACAAGCTTAGTGTGTCTGCGTGTGTGTATGTAATCTTGAtcgataaagaaaaagaaaagaacccatcatcgaaaaagaaaatttaaagaggccAAAAGCAAGTTACCTGATCATAGAACAGATAAAAGAATGCAGGACAAGGTGATATCTTTCATGAAATGAAAAACCCAGAAATTACTAAGGAGACAAAAGCTCTTCTTTGAAGAGAAAAGTGAAAAGAGCTTTCCTGTATTGTTTGGGGGGTTGATTTTGCCTATTACAGATCCGATCCAaacaagagaaaagaaagaaagcaaaaaaaataGGAGAAAGAATCAGAAAACAATGATAATAACTTCGTTTTAAACGAAATCTTAATTTATGGATGGAAGTTGATGTTCTATGTTATTTTCCGTCgctttttgaaaaaagaaaagaaaaaacaaagctAAACTTAACAATTAACGAAGATTAAAGCCGTCCTTTATCCTTGGATTGGTCTTCCTCTCAACTCAAGTCTcaagcataaataaataaaatataaaactcttaaactctattttttttcctttctttcttttactttatttttttccctttttgctttGCTTCCTCACTTTTCTTGCTCTTGTTTTGTTGTTTGGCCACCCTGCTTTTTGATAATCTCCCTCCTACTACCAGCTTTcggttttttttttcactatcTTATGCTTATTCATTCATTATATTcgaatttttgtaattatttttaattaatatatttatgtatttagtgtacaaatataaattattaaaatactttttGCATTCATATTGTATTGTGTGTTATGTTTAAAAttatcataaattattttttaaggaagccatatatgtttttttattattttaagtatttttttcaaataaaatattttcaaaactgagtttttactttaaaattaataataaaatgatatgctttagttttcatggtttttataaatatatttttaataaaataatattatgataAGATTTTAACtcatatcattttttttctttcacaatATAAGCgtgtgataatttattttttaaaatgcattaaattttataaaaataccaaaaaattgTTAAAAGACATTATtatagttataaatgatttattaactAGTAAAGCTTGACCACAAAATTAAAATCATATGAGTTAAAATATTCTTAATTgactaaaattcatttttataaaaaacacaTGTagtacaattaaaatataaaaatacattaaataaataaattagcaaatcaaacccaaaattttatatgctttaacttgagataaaataaaataaaatataaatatattgataataCTGGATAAAAAGTCAACAAAATTGAGATAGGTATTGGAATTTCCCCTTAAAAATTAATGCGTTCAACAATACATTTATAAATGATTACAATGCTTACTCTTAAACTTGATTTATAAATTCCTTTTGTTTGGTCaaagtaaatttttaataatttataaagaGATAATATTGTTTAACAAAAGATTATTAAGTACTCAATAATTCATTTTCAATCAATCTTGATAATCAAAAGCAGTAGTCAACAATAAGATTctctcattttattttatttaaaaaaaaccaatgaaaattacaatttatttatttttacatggGTATCTTTTACCGGGTATTTATAAACaatatagatttttttaatgcaataattgtattatattttaaatagattttctttttttcttttggcgGGAACGGGGATCACATAACATGATCGCTTTAGGGGCACCCTCTCATGAATTCAGTAATTAACGCCGTTAATCACCGGGGGTAAATCTGCCTTTTCACGTTTGACCCCATCTTCTTTATTATTGCCTAAAGAAAAGAGGGAATATCTATGTCTTTTAATTTTTGATAGGATTAAGGAGTTCATTTAAGACGAATGGAGGCACCCTGCCACGCTGGAGGGTCCCACAATTTGCTTTTCTATTGTATGGCTGGCTATGGCACTGTGTGGGGCCCTCCTTAAGGGTCTTTTCGAGAATTCGTAGGGTACTTATGTTAGACAAAGGG is part of the Gossypium hirsutum isolate 1008001.06 chromosome D11, Gossypium_hirsutum_v2.1, whole genome shotgun sequence genome and encodes:
- the LOC107911771 gene encoding serine/threonine-protein kinase D6PK — its product is MESLAISSSKNQNLGSGIGNNDPPSTSGIPRRPSRLPLPKQSENEGLSSAYHGVRTVQNHDGSIGSQKHSCKTAYDNLVCEEMPNMAKHYYDSSKMKSELTGKILAVASKSSFKHPIDDHKSSNSTASLEYEQTVSGVHYYDSSKVKSESVGKILTTASKSSSKHPIDDHKTSDSIASLEYEKPVPGAHYYDSSKVKSESVRSKSSFKHPIDDHKSSNSFRSLQSEKTVPGVHYYDSSKVKSESVGKISTMASKSSFKHPVVEKLVPSAIQLNNHIVSQSEPSICVSRSSSMCTRSLYAEAKQSFTNTEVSECASSDESGEVSRKTSINRGSNCSDISEESSSSCSISAIYKPHQANDIRWAAIQAVRSRKGELGFKHFRVLRKLGCGDIGSVYQSELTGTNTYFAMKVMDKALLASRKKLLRAQTEREILQSLDHPFLPTLYTHFETEKLSCLVMEFCPGGDLHALRQRQPGKYFSEQAARFYVAEVLLALEYLHMLGIIYRDLKPENVLVREDGHIMLSDFDLSLRCSVSPTLVKSSNSTLASKHSVYCAQPACLQPTCVMQPDCIQPACFGPRLFPSKSKKEKKSKIKSETNQQVSPLPELIAEPTNARSMSFVGTHEYLAPEIIKGQGHGSAVDWWTFGIFLYELLFGKTPFKGAENRATLFNVIGQPLRFPEYPNVSFAAKDLIRGLLVKEPQHRLAYRRGATEVKQHPFFQSVNWALIRCANPPEVPKPSMTDFFAGTNMAKAPTNNMVPGLDVKPSGNYLEIDFF